A single genomic interval of SAR324 cluster bacterium harbors:
- a CDS encoding aldo/keto reductase, giving the protein MKYRILGKTGFEVSVISMGCWGIGGQWGPIEENQAIQTVDAAFDAGVNLFDTADSYGLGQSEFYTGKALKNKRDKVFIATKVGNWGRRIGDPVGLKSIHSIINCCHASLYRLGTDYIDLYQCHVGTPENPEIFVEAFELLKQQGKIRHYAISTNDMSSLKVINVDGNCAACQINYSVLSRSAEKDILPYCLENNIGVLLRGPIAQGLLVDKFSADTRFTDSVRLKWNLGGDQHEKFLKELGRVSQLRQFVTPEKSMLDLALQFVLANPAVTCPIPGMKSPEQARLNVVAADQDLDADTLRKIDEICPPGV; this is encoded by the coding sequence ATGAAATACAGAATTCTTGGAAAGACGGGCTTTGAAGTAAGTGTTATTTCCATGGGTTGTTGGGGCATCGGCGGCCAATGGGGTCCGATAGAGGAAAACCAGGCCATCCAGACGGTTGATGCTGCCTTTGATGCAGGTGTTAATCTATTTGATACCGCGGATTCCTATGGACTTGGTCAAAGTGAGTTCTACACTGGCAAGGCATTGAAGAACAAGCGTGATAAGGTCTTTATTGCCACAAAGGTTGGGAATTGGGGCCGAAGAATCGGTGACCCTGTTGGCTTGAAAAGCATTCACAGCATTATAAATTGTTGCCACGCCAGTTTATATCGGCTGGGAACAGACTACATCGATCTCTATCAATGTCATGTGGGCACTCCAGAAAATCCTGAAATTTTTGTAGAAGCTTTCGAACTATTAAAGCAACAGGGGAAGATTCGCCATTACGCGATTTCCACTAATGACATGTCTTCTCTCAAAGTGATCAATGTGGATGGTAACTGTGCGGCTTGTCAGATCAACTACTCTGTTTTAAGCCGGAGCGCAGAAAAGGACATCCTGCCTTACTGCTTGGAGAACAATATCGGTGTGCTATTACGGGGCCCAATCGCTCAGGGTTTGCTCGTGGATAAATTCTCTGCAGACACTCGCTTTACGGATTCTGTACGGCTGAAATGGAATCTGGGTGGGGATCAACATGAAAAATTCTTGAAAGAACTTGGTCGAGTCAGTCAACTCCGACAATTCGTGACCCCAGAGAAAAGCATGCTTGACTTGGCGCTGCAGTTTGTCTTAGCCAATCCGGCGGTCACCTGCCCCATTCCAGGGATGAAATCACCTGAGCAGGCAAGACTGAATGTAGTAGCAGCTGACCAGGACTTAGATGCAGATACTCTCAGAAAAATTGATGAAATCTGTCCGCCAGGCGTTTGA